One stretch of Candidatus Baltobacteraceae bacterium DNA includes these proteins:
- a CDS encoding arsinothricin resistance N-acetyltransferase ArsN1 family A: MVEALTIRRAEAADLESIRRIYNEGIADRVATLDEDPKDSAEILDWWARHEERYAVLVAERDGEIVGWASLNPYSHRCAYAGVADLSIYVKRSARGSGVGKPLLAALEQTARANDFYKIVLFTFPFNEAGQRLYRGLGYREVGVFKEQGRLDGRPIDVMAMEKLL; the protein is encoded by the coding sequence ATGGTCGAAGCGCTTACAATCCGCCGCGCCGAAGCGGCCGACTTGGAATCGATCCGCCGCATCTATAACGAAGGAATTGCGGATCGCGTCGCAACGTTGGACGAAGATCCAAAAGATTCTGCGGAAATCTTGGACTGGTGGGCGCGACACGAGGAACGCTATGCCGTTCTCGTCGCCGAGCGCGACGGAGAAATCGTCGGTTGGGCTTCGCTCAATCCGTATTCGCATCGCTGCGCGTACGCCGGAGTCGCCGATCTTTCAATTTATGTGAAGCGCTCGGCGCGCGGATCAGGTGTCGGCAAGCCGTTGCTCGCCGCGCTCGAACAGACGGCGCGCGCAAACGATTTCTACAAGATCGTGCTGTTCACGTTTCCATTCAATGAAGCCGGACAGCGGCTGTACCGTGGCCTCGGCTACCGTGAAGTCGGGGTCTTCAAAGAACAAGGGCGCCTCGACGGGCGCCCCATTGATGTGATGGCGATGGAGAAGCTGCTCTAG
- a CDS encoding lmo0937 family membrane protein: MAGLLWTIIVVLFVLWLIGFAVHFAGGLIHLLLVIALVLIIVNLLTGRRTVS; the protein is encoded by the coding sequence TTGGCAGGCTTACTCTGGACCATCATCGTCGTACTCTTCGTTCTGTGGCTGATCGGCTTCGCCGTGCACTTTGCCGGCGGCCTCATCCATCTTCTACTCGTCATTGCACTCGTACTGATCATCGTCAACTTGCTTACCGGTCGACGGACAGTCAGCTAA
- a CDS encoding isocitrate/isopropylmalate dehydrogenase family protein, giving the protein MNQYRIAVIPGDNIGPEVTNEGLRILRELEKARVCSFDFETFPWGARHVLGTGRAAPENIVELLAPFDAIYMGAHGDPANVPDRFSSQQMMHPIRKGLDLYANVRPVKWWPGTQIPLKQTDPIDFVMVRENTEGEYSNTGGSVHVGTLDEVAMMTTVITRRGAERIMNYAFEVARKRNRKKYVHCVTKSNALALVMVLWDNVFEEVSARYPDIRTTKAHVDATSMYMITRPSSYDVVVATNLMGDILSDEASAATGSIGLAPSACVNPERRKPAMFEPIHGSAPDIAGKQLANPTASILATAMMLDWLGETESAKAIERSVGRVLEEKRSVTPDLGGTAKTSQVTDAILADLGLVLRA; this is encoded by the coding sequence ATGAACCAATATCGGATCGCCGTCATCCCGGGTGACAACATCGGCCCGGAGGTTACGAACGAAGGACTTCGCATTCTGCGCGAGCTCGAAAAGGCGCGCGTGTGCAGCTTTGACTTCGAGACGTTCCCATGGGGTGCGCGGCACGTTTTGGGGACCGGCCGCGCCGCACCCGAGAACATCGTCGAGTTGCTTGCTCCCTTCGATGCAATCTACATGGGTGCGCACGGCGACCCTGCGAACGTTCCGGACCGATTCAGCTCGCAGCAGATGATGCATCCGATTCGCAAAGGACTCGATCTCTACGCGAACGTCCGTCCCGTGAAATGGTGGCCGGGGACGCAGATCCCGCTCAAGCAGACCGATCCGATCGATTTCGTGATGGTCCGCGAGAACACCGAAGGCGAATATTCTAATACCGGCGGGAGCGTTCACGTTGGAACGCTCGACGAAGTCGCCATGATGACGACGGTCATCACGCGCCGCGGTGCGGAGCGGATCATGAACTATGCATTCGAAGTCGCCCGCAAACGCAACCGCAAGAAGTACGTCCACTGCGTCACCAAATCGAATGCGCTCGCACTCGTGATGGTTCTGTGGGACAACGTATTCGAAGAAGTCTCGGCGCGCTATCCCGACATCCGCACGACAAAGGCTCACGTTGACGCAACCAGCATGTACATGATTACACGCCCGTCATCGTATGACGTCGTGGTTGCGACCAATCTGATGGGCGACATTCTCTCGGACGAAGCCTCGGCGGCGACGGGAAGCATTGGCCTGGCTCCGAGCGCGTGCGTGAATCCCGAGCGCCGCAAACCCGCGATGTTCGAGCCGATCCACGGTTCGGCGCCCGATATCGCAGGCAAGCAGCTCGCGAATCCAACCGCCTCGATTCTCGCAACCGCGATGATGCTGGATTGGCTGGGCGAGACCGAGTCCGCAAAGGCGATTGAGCGCTCGGTTGGGCGAGTCTTAGAAGAGAAGCGCTCCGTCACGCCCGATCTGGGCGGAACCGCCAAAACGTCCCAAGTGACCGACGCAATCTTAGCCGATCTCGGCCTCGTTTTGCGGGCCTAG
- a CDS encoding 2-oxoacid:acceptor oxidoreductase subunit alpha, whose amino-acid sequence MIVNSIEIMFGGQAGDGSLTTGDLIAGVFKRMGLEVYTYKDFPSRIRGGHTNYVIRAQQRENYGMADMVDCLVAFDLEAVEAHIEEMRPGGFIIFDNTSEQIPAEIKRSDINWYEVPLAKIAKEELKAEIVRNTISLGVLGALIGMDPEVMHGEVAALWKRKGDKVVEMNVGAVIAGERYVKEQFGDRPSGYSLTKSVDGDRLLMMGNDAIAYGALVAGCRFMAGYPITPATDILEWMAKYLPRHGGVAVQAEDELAAINMTIGAAFTGVRAMTATSGPGLSLMTEAIGLAGVLEIPVVIVECARAGPSTGMPTKTEQSNLNHIIFGGHGEIPKAVISPGTVEESFYFAALALNLAEKYQMPIFLLTEQALCQSKATLPLLEFEALEIDRGKLIGHNGHTNGNGNGKVVFGEYKRFAHTEDGVSPRVIPGVDGGMHLAAGSEHNDAGVITENVKNRAKMMEKRMRKLESMREDLPKGNIFGDPSAEVAIIGWGANRGPIVEALDRLAAAGTKTRFLQMRTLWPFPEDEVRDFIKGAKHVFVVENNFTGQLDRLIRVVVGPLEYMHSVRKYNGRAFRPIEIIEPIERALSSTVLART is encoded by the coding sequence ATGATCGTTAACTCCATCGAGATCATGTTCGGCGGGCAGGCCGGCGACGGCAGCCTTACTACAGGAGACCTCATCGCAGGCGTTTTCAAGCGGATGGGTCTCGAAGTCTACACCTACAAAGACTTTCCATCGCGCATTCGCGGCGGCCATACGAATTACGTGATCCGAGCGCAGCAGCGCGAGAACTACGGCATGGCGGACATGGTCGATTGCCTCGTCGCATTCGATCTCGAAGCCGTCGAAGCGCACATCGAAGAGATGCGTCCGGGTGGGTTCATCATCTTCGACAACACGTCTGAGCAAATTCCCGCCGAGATAAAGCGTTCCGACATCAATTGGTACGAAGTTCCGCTCGCGAAGATTGCGAAAGAGGAGCTCAAAGCCGAAATCGTCCGCAACACGATCTCACTCGGCGTGCTCGGCGCGCTGATCGGAATGGATCCCGAGGTCATGCACGGCGAAGTTGCCGCGCTCTGGAAGCGCAAAGGCGACAAAGTCGTCGAGATGAACGTCGGTGCGGTTATCGCCGGCGAACGTTACGTGAAAGAACAGTTTGGCGACCGTCCTTCGGGCTACTCGCTAACAAAGAGCGTCGACGGCGACCGGCTTCTGATGATGGGCAACGACGCGATCGCGTACGGCGCGCTCGTCGCCGGCTGTCGCTTCATGGCCGGGTATCCGATCACGCCCGCAACCGACATCCTCGAATGGATGGCAAAATATCTGCCGCGTCACGGCGGCGTCGCGGTTCAAGCCGAAGACGAGCTCGCCGCTATCAACATGACGATTGGCGCTGCCTTCACGGGCGTGCGCGCAATGACGGCGACGTCGGGACCCGGGCTTTCCTTGATGACGGAAGCGATCGGCCTTGCAGGCGTCCTCGAAATTCCCGTCGTGATCGTCGAGTGCGCACGCGCGGGTCCGTCGACGGGCATGCCGACGAAGACCGAACAAAGCAACCTCAACCATATCATCTTCGGCGGACACGGTGAGATTCCGAAAGCGGTAATTTCGCCGGGGACGGTTGAGGAGTCGTTCTATTTCGCGGCGCTCGCCCTCAATCTCGCCGAAAAGTATCAGATGCCGATCTTCCTTTTGACGGAGCAAGCTCTCTGTCAAAGTAAGGCGACGCTGCCGCTGCTCGAGTTCGAAGCCCTGGAGATCGATCGCGGCAAGCTAATCGGTCACAACGGCCATACGAACGGTAACGGAAACGGCAAAGTCGTCTTCGGCGAGTACAAACGCTTCGCGCACACGGAAGACGGCGTTTCACCGCGCGTGATTCCCGGTGTCGACGGCGGCATGCACTTGGCTGCGGGCTCCGAGCACAACGATGCGGGCGTCATCACCGAAAACGTCAAGAACCGCGCAAAGATGATGGAAAAGCGCATGCGTAAGCTCGAGTCGATGCGCGAAGATCTTCCGAAAGGAAATATCTTTGGCGATCCCTCGGCCGAGGTTGCGATTATCGGTTGGGGCGCGAATCGCGGACCGATCGTCGAAGCGCTGGACCGCCTGGCCGCAGCCGGAACGAAGACCCGCTTCCTTCAAATGCGCACGCTCTGGCCGTTCCCGGAAGACGAAGTGCGCGACTTCATCAAGGGCGCGAAGCACGTCTTCGTCGTTGAGAACAACTTCACCGGACAGCTCGATCGCCTGATTCGTGTCGTCGTCGGACCGCTCGAATATATGCACAGCGTCCGGAAATACAACGGCCGTGCGTTCCGTCCGATCGAGATCATCGAACCGATCGAACGGGCGCTTTCATCTACCGTGCTGGCGAGGACCTGA
- a CDS encoding lytic transglycosylase domain-containing protein produces MGATLCVPASAETALQYAALIHKFNPKLQQHQTHRLALEVIKDSQRSHIDARLLIALVTVESRWRQSAISSAGARGLGQLMPHTAHVLGVNPRDSKQNLLGASTYLGRMVRTFGADGKRLHLAIAAYNAGPLAVLRARGIPYNGETPEYVRRVISLWHSIRARVGDVARLPSTDKFVVGVLSVQPYDDILSVDGDQSDSQSSSESATSTAF; encoded by the coding sequence ATGGGCGCAACGCTTTGCGTCCCGGCATCGGCCGAAACGGCGTTGCAATACGCGGCCCTGATCCACAAGTTCAATCCGAAGCTTCAGCAACATCAGACTCACCGGCTTGCGCTCGAAGTCATCAAGGATTCGCAACGCTCGCACATCGACGCTCGCCTGCTCATTGCGCTCGTAACCGTCGAATCTCGCTGGCGTCAAAGTGCCATCTCAAGCGCCGGAGCGCGCGGACTCGGCCAGCTGATGCCGCATACGGCGCACGTTTTGGGCGTCAACCCGCGCGATTCAAAACAAAATCTTTTGGGCGCGTCGACCTACTTGGGGCGCATGGTCCGGACGTTCGGCGCGGATGGTAAGCGATTGCATCTCGCGATCGCCGCATACAATGCCGGACCGCTCGCCGTACTACGTGCGCGCGGAATTCCGTACAACGGCGAGACACCCGAATACGTCCGCCGCGTGATCTCGCTTTGGCATTCGATTCGCGCCCGCGTCGGTGACGTTGCGCGCTTGCCGTCCACCGACAAGTTCGTGGTCGGTGTGTTGTCAGTCCAACCCTACGACGACATTCTTTCGGTCGACGGCGATCAGAGCGATTCGCAGTCGTCGTCCGAATCGGCTACCTCGACAGCGTTCTAG
- a CDS encoding acetate uptake transporter — MHRSVKQKLDEIWTKAGPVESPSLSAGELRSIEERHQVLIADPAPLGLFGFGLGTIVLGFVLSGILSTGSFIAAVPAVLIFAGGGQFVAGLFALAKGNTFAATAFGSNGANNVLIAVFIWMQALGIIPQANSDNDILLGVGLLCMGYISMVLGFAAIRMNPTYLALVWALVPGYVLPGLQYMGLSPALGHAGGYFLFLAALIAFYAGTAVVINSTHQRNLITLGSFPKDWSARS, encoded by the coding sequence ATGCATCGCTCCGTGAAGCAGAAGTTGGACGAGATTTGGACCAAGGCAGGTCCGGTTGAATCGCCCAGCCTTTCGGCCGGTGAGCTGCGCAGCATCGAGGAACGGCATCAAGTCCTTATCGCCGACCCGGCTCCGCTCGGACTTTTCGGGTTCGGCCTCGGAACGATCGTGCTCGGCTTCGTCTTGAGCGGCATTCTGTCGACCGGTTCGTTCATCGCAGCCGTCCCCGCCGTTTTGATCTTCGCGGGCGGCGGTCAGTTCGTTGCCGGACTCTTTGCACTCGCCAAGGGCAACACGTTTGCGGCGACCGCCTTCGGGTCGAACGGCGCCAACAACGTGCTGATCGCCGTCTTCATCTGGATGCAGGCGCTTGGCATTATACCGCAGGCAAACTCCGACAACGATATCTTGCTTGGCGTCGGACTGTTGTGCATGGGCTACATTTCGATGGTGCTGGGATTTGCCGCCATTCGCATGAACCCGACGTATCTCGCACTCGTATGGGCACTCGTCCCGGGCTACGTGCTTCCAGGATTGCAATACATGGGCTTGTCGCCGGCTTTGGGTCACGCAGGCGGCTACTTTTTATTCTTGGCCGCGCTGATTGCGTTCTATGCAGGGACCGCCGTGGTAATTAATAGTACGCACCAACGGAACCTTATCACCCTTGGAAGTTTCCCTAAGGATTGGTCCGCGCGGTCGTAG
- a CDS encoding SDR family oxidoreductase translates to MDLELGSRTALVTGASTGIGRGIALALAAEGVALAIAARRAQLLHELADEIIAAGGKRPHVIACDIMDEDEANNLAKNALERLGHVEILVNCAGGSRPLPIDATEDKWVEAMTLNFTRQRQLTTALLSQMIDRGWGRIINITGKSEPEGINAAFAAKAAMHAWAKGLSREVGKFGITVNSIPPGRIMSEQILRNYTPEYREWQSKHEIPVGEYGRPDDIANLVCFLASPRARYITGAVIPVDGGLRRYSF, encoded by the coding sequence ATGGATCTCGAGCTCGGAAGTCGCACCGCACTCGTGACGGGTGCCAGCACGGGAATCGGTCGCGGGATTGCGCTCGCGCTCGCAGCAGAGGGTGTCGCGCTGGCGATCGCAGCACGACGCGCGCAGCTCCTGCACGAGCTCGCGGACGAAATCATCGCAGCTGGCGGCAAGCGCCCGCATGTCATCGCGTGCGACATTATGGATGAAGACGAGGCCAACAATCTGGCGAAGAACGCGCTCGAACGCCTGGGGCATGTCGAGATTCTCGTGAACTGCGCGGGCGGAAGCCGCCCGCTGCCGATCGATGCGACCGAAGATAAGTGGGTCGAGGCGATGACGCTCAACTTCACCCGCCAGCGTCAACTCACGACCGCGTTGCTCTCGCAAATGATCGATCGCGGTTGGGGGCGCATCATCAACATCACCGGCAAATCAGAACCGGAAGGTATCAACGCCGCGTTCGCGGCCAAAGCCGCGATGCACGCGTGGGCAAAAGGCCTTTCGCGCGAGGTCGGCAAGTTCGGGATCACCGTCAATTCGATTCCGCCCGGCCGCATCATGAGCGAGCAAATCTTGCGCAACTACACGCCCGAATACCGTGAGTGGCAATCGAAGCACGAGATCCCGGTCGGTGAATACGGACGTCCCGACGATATCGCAAATCTTGTCTGCTTTTTGGCGTCGCCTCGCGCGCGCTATATTACCGGCGCCGTAATTCCCGTCGATGGGGGCTTACGGCGCTATTCGTTCTGA
- the tcuB gene encoding tricarballylate utilization 4Fe-4S protein TcuB: MSWLEPSLAAEGARIMTICNACRYCEGYCAVFPAMEQREQFGPADLGYLANLCHNCGACLPACQYAPPHEFGVNVPQTLSQIRVASYQLPRRKTVLMLGIASAGLLLLVLLAGTAWTTLFARHDGGAFYEVISHDEMVRLFLFAGAWALVGMGLVFAIRHGVVRGVRRADFGAIRRGWSDALRLVNLGGGGEGCIEEHERPAQVRRIYHHFVFYGFLSCFLATIVAAFYDNVLGWRAPYPFASLPVIFGTLGGVALLIGCAGLFRLLRERDVALSDKGERGRSMMLLVFLFATAATGLLLLVFRGTAAMGFLLILHLAIVFGLFVTLPYGKFMHGFFRIAALIRFASEQGD; encoded by the coding sequence ATGTCATGGCTTGAGCCGTCGCTCGCAGCCGAGGGCGCGCGCATCATGACGATTTGCAACGCGTGCCGCTATTGCGAAGGCTACTGCGCCGTTTTTCCGGCAATGGAGCAGCGCGAGCAGTTCGGTCCCGCGGATCTCGGTTATCTCGCGAATCTCTGCCACAATTGCGGCGCCTGTTTGCCGGCGTGCCAGTACGCGCCGCCGCACGAGTTCGGCGTCAACGTTCCGCAAACGCTCTCGCAGATTCGCGTTGCGAGCTATCAGTTGCCGCGCCGGAAAACCGTTCTTATGCTCGGCATCGCGTCGGCCGGACTGCTTTTGCTCGTATTGCTCGCGGGCACGGCTTGGACGACGCTGTTTGCGCGTCACGACGGTGGAGCGTTCTACGAGGTGATCTCACACGACGAGATGGTACGGCTGTTTCTCTTCGCCGGTGCATGGGCGCTCGTTGGAATGGGGCTCGTCTTCGCCATACGCCACGGAGTCGTTCGCGGCGTCCGGCGTGCTGATTTTGGCGCGATTCGCCGTGGATGGTCCGATGCGCTACGTCTCGTGAATCTGGGCGGCGGTGGAGAAGGCTGCATCGAGGAACACGAACGGCCGGCGCAAGTCCGGAGAATTTATCATCACTTCGTCTTCTACGGATTCTTGTCGTGTTTTTTGGCGACGATCGTTGCCGCGTTCTACGACAACGTCCTCGGCTGGCGCGCGCCTTATCCCTTTGCGAGCTTGCCGGTGATCTTCGGTACGCTGGGCGGAGTTGCGCTACTGATCGGATGCGCCGGTCTCTTCAGATTGCTGCGCGAGCGTGATGTTGCGCTGAGCGACAAAGGCGAACGCGGACGCTCGATGATGTTGCTGGTATTTCTCTTCGCGACGGCGGCAACAGGTCTACTCCTGCTCGTATTCCGTGGTACAGCGGCAATGGGCTTCCTATTGATTTTACATCTCGCCATCGTGTTCGGTCTGTTCGTGACGCTTCCGTACGGCAAATTCATGCATGGGTTTTTCCGTATCGCCGCACTCATTCGCTTCGCATCGGAACAAGGAGACTGA
- a CDS encoding cupin domain-containing protein — protein MDDAAKIIADLGLIPHPEGGWYAETYRSALTVHAHGASRSALTNVYFLLDGTTFSAYHRLDADETWHFYRGNDVTISIIDADGVLEERRLGPDGPWQTTVVAGSFFAASLTRQTGYGLVGCSVAPGFQFAGFELPKRDALIARFPQHETSIRRFTRG, from the coding sequence ATGGACGACGCAGCCAAGATCATCGCAGACCTCGGCTTGATTCCGCACCCCGAGGGCGGCTGGTACGCGGAGACATATCGCAGCGCGCTAACGGTGCACGCGCACGGCGCGTCGCGCAGTGCCTTGACCAATGTGTATTTCCTCCTAGATGGAACGACGTTTTCCGCATATCATCGTCTCGACGCCGATGAAACGTGGCATTTCTACCGCGGCAATGACGTAACGATCTCGATCATCGATGCCGACGGCGTCTTAGAAGAGCGCCGTCTTGGTCCTGACGGTCCGTGGCAAACAACGGTCGTCGCAGGTTCGTTCTTTGCCGCAAGTCTCACGCGTCAAACCGGGTACGGACTCGTCGGCTGCAGCGTTGCGCCGGGATTTCAATTCGCCGGATTCGAGCTTCCGAAACGCGACGCGCTGATCGCGCGCTTTCCGCAACACGAGACGTCGATTCGCCGCTTTACGCGCGGCTAG
- a CDS encoding 2-oxoacid:ferredoxin oxidoreductase subunit beta, with product MTAVLTPKDFATATPSWWCPGCGDYGVLSALKSALADLGKNPKDVAFVSGIGCSGKISGYLHSYAFHGVHGRALPVATAVKLANQELTVIAAGGDGDGYAIGAGHFVHAVRRNPDVTYIVMDNQTYGLTKGQSSPTSQTGYVTGTSPNGHPEAPMNGLVVALAAGATFLARGFSAHPKLLVELLKQAIAHKGFSIVEVESPCVTYNKINTYAWFKENTFYLDETYDPTDKVAAFKTLIDEGKMPLGVFYREDRATLEDLALKDATPVVKASLNGDLSRFASIQDQYR from the coding sequence GTGACTGCCGTTCTAACACCCAAAGACTTTGCAACGGCCACCCCGTCGTGGTGGTGTCCCGGCTGCGGTGACTACGGCGTCCTTTCAGCGCTGAAGTCTGCACTCGCCGATCTTGGCAAGAATCCGAAAGACGTTGCGTTCGTCTCCGGCATCGGCTGCTCGGGCAAGATCAGCGGATACTTGCACTCGTATGCATTTCACGGCGTTCACGGACGCGCGCTTCCGGTCGCAACGGCGGTCAAGCTTGCGAACCAGGAGCTCACGGTCATCGCCGCCGGCGGTGACGGCGACGGTTACGCCATCGGCGCAGGACATTTCGTGCACGCGGTGCGCCGCAATCCCGACGTCACATACATCGTGATGGACAATCAAACGTACGGCCTCACCAAAGGCCAAAGCTCGCCGACGAGTCAGACCGGGTACGTCACGGGCACGAGCCCGAACGGCCATCCCGAAGCGCCGATGAACGGTCTTGTCGTTGCGCTCGCCGCAGGCGCGACGTTCTTGGCGCGCGGTTTCTCCGCGCATCCGAAACTGCTGGTCGAACTGCTCAAACAGGCGATCGCGCACAAAGGCTTCTCGATCGTCGAAGTCGAGTCGCCGTGCGTCACCTACAACAAGATCAACACCTACGCGTGGTTCAAAGAGAATACGTTCTATCTCGATGAAACGTACGATCCGACCGACAAGGTCGCCGCGTTCAAGACGCTCATCGACGAAGGAAAGATGCCGCTCGGCGTCTTCTATCGCGAAGATCGCGCGACGCTCGAAGACCTCGCGCTAAAAGATGCGACGCCCGTTGTCAAGGCATCGCTTAATGGCGACCTGAGCCGCTTCGCCTCAATCCAAGACCAGTATCGCTAG
- the tcuA gene encoding FAD-dependent tricarballylate dehydrogenase TcuA, with protein MEDVLVIGGGNAALCAAISAAELGARVLLLECAPKDFRGGNSRHTRNIRCMHDTPVDVLTDAYPEDEYFDDLLRVTGGETDEHLARLTIRSSSDVRAWMAARGVHFQRALSGTLQLSRTNAFFLGGGKALVNAYYRTAERLGVRIVYEADVRKLEMTDGRFLAASYVKNGEAQRVEARVLVAAAGGFESNLRWLREAWGPAADNFLVRGTPYNMGWVLRELIDGGAQMIGDPTQCHAIAIDARSPKFDGGIVTRLDSITLGIVVNKNGDRFYDEGEDLWPKRYAIWGRLIAQQPDQIAYSIVDAKMQRRFMPSVYPPIEANTIPELALALGLDPHALKKTVDEYNLAVEAGTFDHTILDDCKTHYLTPPKSHWAQHLDTPPYWGYPLRPGITFTYLGVKVNEHARVLLQDGVPSPNVFAAGEIMAGNILGKGYLGGIGMTIGTTFGRIAGEGAARYVMA; from the coding sequence TTGGAAGACGTCCTCGTTATCGGCGGCGGCAACGCCGCGCTTTGCGCGGCGATCTCGGCTGCGGAATTGGGCGCGCGTGTTCTGCTGCTCGAGTGTGCACCCAAAGATTTCCGCGGCGGTAACAGCCGCCACACCCGAAACATCCGCTGCATGCACGACACGCCGGTCGACGTTCTCACGGACGCATATCCGGAAGACGAATACTTCGACGATCTGTTGCGCGTCACGGGTGGTGAGACCGACGAGCATCTCGCGCGGCTGACCATTCGATCCTCGTCCGACGTGCGCGCGTGGATGGCGGCGCGCGGCGTGCATTTTCAGCGCGCGCTGAGCGGGACGCTGCAGCTCTCGCGCACGAATGCCTTCTTTCTCGGCGGTGGGAAAGCGCTCGTCAACGCATACTATCGCACCGCTGAACGGCTTGGCGTGCGCATCGTCTACGAAGCGGACGTGCGCAAGCTCGAGATGACCGACGGTCGGTTCCTTGCCGCGTCGTACGTGAAGAACGGCGAAGCGCAGCGTGTTGAAGCGCGTGTCCTCGTTGCTGCTGCCGGCGGCTTTGAATCGAATCTCCGCTGGCTGCGGGAAGCGTGGGGGCCGGCTGCAGACAATTTTCTCGTGCGCGGCACACCCTACAATATGGGCTGGGTGTTGCGCGAACTGATCGACGGCGGAGCGCAAATGATCGGCGATCCGACCCAGTGTCATGCCATCGCGATCGACGCGCGCTCGCCGAAGTTTGACGGTGGGATCGTCACACGGCTCGACTCGATAACGCTCGGCATCGTCGTGAACAAGAACGGAGACCGCTTCTACGACGAAGGCGAGGACTTGTGGCCGAAGCGCTACGCGATTTGGGGACGGCTTATCGCGCAGCAACCGGATCAGATCGCATATTCGATCGTCGATGCAAAAATGCAGCGCCGGTTCATGCCCTCTGTGTATCCGCCGATCGAAGCCAATACGATTCCCGAGCTGGCCCTCGCGCTTGGCCTCGATCCGCACGCGCTCAAGAAAACAGTAGACGAATATAATCTGGCCGTGGAGGCCGGCACATTCGATCACACGATTCTCGATGATTGCAAGACGCACTACCTGACGCCGCCAAAGTCACACTGGGCGCAACATCTCGACACGCCGCCGTATTGGGGTTATCCGCTGCGACCCGGGATCACATTCACGTATCTTGGCGTGAAGGTCAACGAGCATGCGCGGGTCTTACTGCAGGACGGTGTACCGTCGCCAAACGTCTTTGCCGCCGGTGAGATCATGGCAGGCAACATTCTCGGTAAAGGCTACTTGGGCGGAATCGGAATGACGATTGGGACGACGTTCGGTCGCATCGCGGGAGAAGGAGCAGCGCGCTATGTCATGGCTTGA
- a CDS encoding YbhB/YbcL family Raf kinase inhibitor-like protein, with translation MIAAFILAMGLQADFLPNSTLPKRNAYPGCGGANVSPTLRWSGAPPSTLSFVLTVFDPDAPHAGGWWHWIAYNIQSGVRGLVAGSGSPGSMTAGTFGKNDFGDANYDGPCPPPGKPHRYVFTVYALNVAHVSIPNGAAVEPALRGHIIARAQITGLFGI, from the coding sequence ATGATTGCTGCCTTCATTCTAGCAATGGGCCTGCAGGCCGATTTCTTGCCGAACTCGACCCTGCCGAAGAGGAATGCCTATCCGGGATGCGGCGGCGCAAATGTCTCGCCGACGTTGCGTTGGTCAGGTGCGCCGCCCAGCACGCTCAGCTTCGTTCTCACCGTCTTCGATCCGGATGCGCCGCACGCGGGTGGCTGGTGGCACTGGATCGCGTACAACATTCAGTCCGGGGTTCGCGGACTCGTGGCCGGCAGCGGTTCCCCCGGCTCGATGACTGCGGGTACCTTCGGCAAGAACGACTTCGGTGATGCCAACTACGACGGGCCGTGTCCGCCGCCGGGAAAACCGCATCGCTACGTCTTCACGGTCTACGCATTGAACGTTGCGCACGTCAGCATTCCGAACGGTGCTGCCGTCGAACCGGCACTACGCGGGCACATCATCGCGCGCGCACAAATCACCGGACTCTTCGGGATCTAG